From the genome of Cuculus canorus isolate bCucCan1 chromosome 13, bCucCan1.pri, whole genome shotgun sequence:
TGAAACACACATGGCAATTGTTATATATTTGGTAagcagacaggctgagagggttggggttgttcagtctggagaagagaaggctccggggagaccttagagcagcttccagcactgacaggggctccaggaaaactggggaggggctctggatcagggagcgcagggataagatgagggggaacagctttaaattggaaggggaaagagaagtcatggctgtcccatccctggaggggttcaaggccaggctggatggggctttgagcagcctgatccagtgggaggtggccctgcccatgggagggaagtggaactggatgggctttaaggtcccttcccatccaaaccattctatgattctctgtagTTAAGAACTACATATGAAAACCAGCACCAGATATTTCCactaacagaaattaaaagcatcagaaggaaaattaatttgcagtaaAAGGTTTTACTTCATGAAGAGCCTCAAAGACACTGTGCTTACAGGACCAGAAGGCACTCAGCTCCTTTTAAGATAAAGAACCAAGTTTCCCTCCCATATGTGTGATCTGGCCCAagattttacagagaaaaatacaacaaagaGAAGTAGGGACAAAAAGAGTAAGTGCACAGATGATGTATTGAAGCTACTTTCTGTGTCAATACATTTCCCCAAAATTCCCCGTTTACTTTCCCCTAACTCTGACTCAATTCCCTCTAAAAGCATTCTGTCTGTCATCAACTAATTTTTCATGGAGACTACTTAACATTTTTCATCActtccctccccctctctgTAGAGCTGTGACGTTATGCAATGTCTCTTCAAACCCACTGTAGCGAGGCTTTCTCCTCCAAAGCAACAGTCCGTAAGGCCCAAAATCCAGCTCTTTGCACATATCTCCAACTGACAACTGTTTCTACTGAACCACCCAACAGGAGAGACACCTTTGAGGTACCCACGACACCTTCTGTAACTACATTTATTTCTGGTTGGGCTTTCTTTATGAGAAAAACTGTTTAATGAAGGGCCATTCTGTGAATCTGACACAGAAAGTGATCGTTCCATTATCACAGTTGATTTTTAAGCAGATTCCCATATTAACAATTTTGAAGAAGTTGCCTGTTTCAGACACAAGCAAAGACGCATAAACGTCCTGGTAATGGCAGACAGCAGAAAGTGCTCACGTAAATCTTCAGCGCACACACAGGTATTTGTGCTTCAACTGGGTGCCTTTATGCAGTTTAATGATACAAAAGCAATTGTCTTTTTACATCTTAAAGATTAACAGTTGATAACTCCACCTAAGCAGTCAGCTCTAGCACACTGATTACTAAAACGTGACACCTGGGAAAGTCAGTGCGCATGATAAATCATTTCtatgaaataaatcagaattaattACTGAAGTTTCAGTCTGCAATTGAAACAGCTGCACCTCATTTTGGCAATACACTCAGGATAGGATTTTAATATTTAGACTGGAATCATTATGGTTTTTAAAGTTCCTTGTAACCACATGTATTAAAAGAACTCCTTACCAGAGGAAtgatcttttcctcttctctgcatcTTCTCTTTAACCGCTCATAACAAACTTCAGGAGAAGTCTGCAGATAAACTGCCAAAACAAAAAGTATATTAGTTAGGTTCTAGGAtcagctttaaaagcaaagaaaaaacttatttcaccaactgcagaaggaaagaatcCTGACTTGGGTCCCACCACTGAACCTCCCCCTGTGGTGTTACTGTTAAATCAACCTACAAATTACCCAGGAATTTGTGCTGCCTGATGCTACACATTGCAACTACTTATCACGTTGAATAACGTGGTTATTTATGacccaaaaaaaccaagaatTAATTTACTCCCAGCAGGGAAACCCACACACAACACACCCCTCCAGATCCCAAAATTTTACCTATCAAATCAACCGAAACATCAGCGTTGTTCTGAATCCAGTCAAACCATTCCGTTAGGACAACGTAATCCACTTCTGGCATTTTTCCGCTGAATGAATATAAAAGCCATCACTCACTGAACAGCAGGCACAGATCAATTCTaaactcatgaggttttcaccaTTCCCAATTTATTCCAGCAcatgtgaaatgaaaacaagacaaataTTACACCTATCCAAATCCAAGGCCTCATAAAGCATCGCTGATGCAATAGAGaccaaatcttttttctttaaaaaaaaaaggacttacTAACACAAAGTTTCTATTATTAACAGTTACAAATATTACTTTTCTACTATAGTTGAGAAATAATTACGTGGTGTCTGGGAATAAAAAATTGCCACATTGACATTTATACAGTAACAGTGTATTTATACAGCATTAGTGTCATTCTTATTTATTGCTCAAGTTCTTTATATCAGGATCATTTCAAACATATCTGAGCTACTGCAATGCACATCACCAGAAAGGCGTGATTTACTGAGCGGCACTGACAATTCATTACCTAAGCCACAGTAAAGAGCAGTGCAAAAATAGAGACACCgtgtaaataaaattcactCTCACTGTAACAAATATTTGTGGAAAGAGGACTGAAACATTCAACATGCTTCATTTGAGCTgtattcagaaaacacagacaataCTGGAGACAACTGCCCCAAAGTTATCTCtgtaaaaatagtaaaacatAAAACTACTCATGTACATGAGATTCAACAGATGACATATTAAGAACCATATATTATGGTTTTACTAATATTGGGAGGGTCATTAATTCCCATATTCCTAAACAGTCAAATATTACTAGTTTTACACTATTCCGTCTTCAAAACTGGCGATAGTAACACATACTCCACGCTCTTTCCTAAATGCTTCTGctatagaaataaaagaaagtgatGGGGTTGAGGAGCTCCTGTCCACTCCAGCTTAAGAATTAAGACCAGTTGCAACTCTTTAAATGCTGATGAAGGAAAAGATTCCACAGATTTCTCAGCTATTCTCGTGACAACATGCTTTGATCTCTGGTGAAACTGAATAAAGATAATCCAGAAagatatttccatttaattacACCCAGTACTGGTACCACCTCTCTTCTTTATCTGCCATCCAGCTGAATATCTTGCCTCCCAAAGCGCCCAAGAAACGGGATAACACCATTCACTGCTGTTCTTCTAATGTAGCAATAAAGGTATGTGCCATAAAAGGCACTAAGGGGTGTCTTCATCTCCAAAGTTTGCTGCCATTTGCCTCCTACCAAGTAAAGCTGAACACGAAGGTAATGAGCTTTACATCATAAATAACTTATGAGTTCAGATGGGAGTTGCTCGTGCTGACCCTGTACTGTACCACGCATACTCACGTGCACACTTTAAGAACAGTTTTACATCTAAACTGAGCGCGTCTTTCAGAGCTAAACTCAGATGTGCAGTTGCAGTAAGAACCTGGACGTGCATGCAGAGCTGCGCATGCCAGAGAAGCTCACAGCAATTGCTCACAATTTAAGCCTTCCATCATCGTCATAAATCTGactctattcctctctcttGAAAAAAGCCTGCGAAGCCAAAACATAAACGCTGAGTGACACTGGATCAAAGAAGAGCTGGTGTTCCTGATATTCCCACAGCTCTTCATCCCTTGCTTATAAACTAATCATTCTCCTAGAGGAGAAGAGATTGCATAGACTAGAGATAACACGGGATTCTCCTCTGACTTTTGAGACTGGGACCTTAACCAACACCTTCTCTAACagaaaagggagcagaaaggaacctctgctctgtgcagcaCGCTCACCCCACTCACTCTGAGGCTTGTTTGGAATAAAGCAGTTCCGTTTCATTTTTGCATACTTTTAATGGGAAAACTAAATGGCAGAATTTATTACCACACTCTCACCCTTTGTACCAAAGCATCAATCCAGAGGCTGATGCAACATGAGTAACCTCCTCCTAGCTCGACACATCCCCTTTCAATGTGTCCCTTCAGTGGAATTTCCTGTCACACTACAACACCAACTTCTGCACTTACGAATAATCATTCATTAAAGTCTCCCCAACTCCCCTTGGTAAATACGTAACTTCAGACTGATGCGAATGCCATTGTTTGGGGCGCAGGGGGAACTGTTACAGAGCACAATTACCCGATTAGTCTAACATCACGTGTTGTTGGTCACTGACTTTACATTTTTGTCCAAAGCTTTaattctttcattgttttttctgaagttgtGCTAAATACTGAGGCAGGTGAACAAACCTGCGGTTACTGAGATGGCTCTCCCTCCCCTGTACTACGAGCTCTACAGCAGTTGGTTTAAGTCACAAGGGTgctgtgctgcctctgcactACAATACTCCCTCCTCAGAGGAGATTCCACGTGCTTTCAGACACTGAAATAGACTTTGTTTCTATTGCAGTTGTGGTCACTGCTATTTCCGTACACCCCTCATCATCcagatttctctttcctgtaaGCAGAAGTACTCAGTTTTGAGACAAGTCTAGATGATCCCTAAAGAATTGTGACACATACAGCCAGGGCAGGGATCAAACCACATGGAGTAAAGCTATAGAACTGCTTCCCACATGCGTCCTGGAAACTAAAGGGCCACGCGGGCTTTGGACCCAACAGTTTCATGGCAAAAAAATTCCCTGTGGGTCACTCAGCTCAGAGAAACCATTGCTAAAGGAGGAAGTCCTGAAAGTGCACAGTGCTTGGGAGGCCCAGAAATTATCACATATGCTTACACTCTTTTCAAGTACTTTGACAGCCCTGGAGAGGATAAGAGGGAGGACAGATTTACCCACTTTTTTAATAAGACTCCAAATTGTTACCTTCATGTAGCCCAAATTTACCCTTTTTTGTTTATAATCCCTTAACACACTCTTATACGATACTTTGGTTCGCTAACGGTAGCATCAGCTGCTTCCAGCTTGCtgtaacaaaacaaaggaaatgccTTCTGTCTGACATGAAAAAGTGCTGAAGCCACAAAACATCTGAGATGcccttaaaaatattacaaaattaatACACAGAGTTGACACAAACAGACTAGGCCTCATAGCAACAAAGTTCTCAGTCCTCGGGACAGAAGCACTTTGTCTACAACGAAAAAAGTCactaattaaaaacaagaaagacattCCAGTACATTTCCATTGTATAAAGACTGGGATAAATAACGtgtcttttctgtttgcctCCCATCTCAGGGTGTCTCTCAGCTGTCACAGCTGTCCCAGACCGTGCGCTTATGTAGCGCGGATGCCACCTTGTGGCATGCGGCCCTTCTCCCGGCAGACAGGGGCGCAGAACTGGGTTTGTCCCTTAAAATCACTAAAAAACTCACTAAAACAACGTTACACACACTTCTCAATAGAAGGtcagcttttaaacaaaaaaaaacacaacacaaataaGTGCCAATTACTGCACTATTCTTGTTAGCATGGAATGGATGAGTCATACATCACCCACATGATAAATGCCTTTTCTACCTCAGCCCACAATCTTATCTCCtcagagcaaaataaatcagGTTAGACCTGAttggggtctccatccctgaaggtgttcagaaaacgtgtagatgtggcacttcaggacatggttcagCAAGCACGATGGGGTTGGGGcgacggttggactggatgagctttgaggtcttctcaaaccttaatgattctacgattctattaTTGTTCTACCTCTGGCCCAGGCACACCAGGGGTGGGGATCCGATTTCGTAAGTGATGTTCAGAAACAAACAGCTTGTTCTTTCTTTACTCGCTAGCCTACAAAGGTTTGCAGTCTATTTTGATCCCATGAATCCTGATTCTGATCAACAACAAGTGACTCGAGTTCCTGCTTGCAAGAAAGGCCAATCCTGGATGTCAGGCTGGGTAACGCTATCTCATTCCTGCCCTCCTACAGTGTTACTGTCTGATATCCTCGTGGTTTGCCACCTGTTCGGTATGTGTTTGCTTTGATAAGCAAGACTATTGTATTCAGCTGGAGCGCAGGTAACTTCAAAAAATGCTGTTCCAAATAATATGTTCTGAGCACACCCGAGCACTTCTGAGAAAGGCTCTCACCTGGCCACGTCCTACATGTCTCACTCTGCCAGGGGCCGCACATCCCGTACAAAGCACACTGCCACTCCAACACAGAACTGACAGATTTCACAGACCACCGAGATGCAAATTACCACAGAAAGTACCACAGCTGAGGATATATACCTTTTTAATCTAATTAAGCCAAGAAAGCAAAGTAGAAAATGATATCCCTTACCTGCGATACAAATTTTctacaaaaatgtattttgcactGTGGATCGATCGCTCCATCATTCTCACTGGGGAAATCTACAACAGAAAGCCTGACAGTCACTGACTAGTTCACATTTTCAAGCAGGATGGTTTCTTTTCAAGTTAATATTGCACATCATGTCCTTTATATCACAAAATACGTAACAGTTTCAGTTCTTCCAGATGTTGTGATAAACAAATATACTGGGAGGGTGGGAACCacaagaaattaatatttttaatcttacTTATGGTCACTGCATTATGAAACACCTATAGAACTGATCTCTTATATACAGGTTTAAAAGCTTTCCACTGAGCAGCTGAAGTTAACTGGGGggacaaaaaaagcagcaaccCACTACGGATTTACAGAGCAACAGCAATGGCTGCTCCCTGAGTTGTTGCCACCTTCAGGTGCATTTCTGTGTCAACAGCACAGGCCTAACGttataaaactaaaacagaactattaaaagaaataattaggACTAACAAAGTACCGGCCCTAGCCAGCGCTTCGTTTTGGAGAAGAGATTCTTGGGCACTCTCTGGCCCTGCAGAGCCAGACAGCCCCAGCAGAGCTCTTTTTAACCAGTTATTCTGCATGTCAATGACCACAGAAGCAAATCGCTCCAGCAAGGCTCAAATGGAAAATGGCAGCAACGCTGAGACTGAAATGCAGGTTGATCCTCAGAAATCTTTAAACGAGCCTTTTCTGCAACAGAATGAGGTTTCTATCATCTTGGAAAACTTCTCTTCCAAAAACCTAACAATTATATGTGATGCTTCTTAAAGTTTGCTCCAACACAGACTCATAAAACACAATGCAAGGACAATCATTAAGATATAAACGTGCCACCCGAGATGTCATCTTGTGGTCAGGGAATGAAAGACAGCCCAGAAGGTATCAAAAGGTGTTTGAAGGACAGAGAAACGAACAGATCTTGATAAAAAGGTAGAATATGTGaatcaagacagaaaaagaaaaaatatgataaaaaggatgcaaaacatctgaaaagaagCAAGAGACAATATTAGTAGAAGTATTTTGGATAAACACAAGCAGCAATGACTAAGTTTGTGCTAAACAGCCTGGAGCAGTAGAATGAATCCCAACAGCATCTTTAAGATTACCTAGTGTTTACCAAAGGCTTGAAACATCTACATTTACCTAGAGACCAATTACAGACAAGCCACTGACAGTGGTGATGAAGATTCATGTGCAAGTCTAGCTCATAACAATGgtgcaaaagaaagcaagatcAGTTTTGGGAATAAACAATTCTGAGCAGTAGGAAGCAGATGTTTTGCACTTCCTGGAGCACATGTTGAACGTATCAACAATGTCTTTAGGTTATAAAAATTCACACTCACTgcatgaacaaaaaaaagaacacaaacatcTTAACTTACATATATACAAggttaataatatttatttctcataGCTGTGTctaactctttttttaaattaagataaaaCCACATTTAATTACCATTGGTCTGGTGTGTTGCTCTAGCATGGTAAGCTGTATATAAGTCTGTAATGTTATCCCCCACCTTGATGCATCTTGGTACATTAAGCCCTGGGGTTAGAGACGGAAGAGAGAGACAGTTTTGTTAGATCAAACggcaaaaaagcaaagtttgGTATTCCATAAGCTTTTGCACTACAACAGAATTGCTACAGGAAGTGCACTAAAACCGCTGACACCAGGGCCAACAAGAATTAAACAGTCATCTGCTCTCCACAATGCAGATGTAAGAATTACAGTCCTGGTCCACACTGACACTAAGGTGCGCACTTGGAACActcactgaagtcaacaggaaTTAGCCATTCTGCACCTGGAACACTCAGGACCAAGGCACAGCTCATTTTAGACAGTTCAAATATGCTcggtaattaaaaaaaaaaattatctgctaCTCTATTTCTGTTTGATAGACTCTCGGTATTCCCAGTCTATCCAGAGATGTGTATAGGGTTCCACTAAGTACGGTCTGGGCCGCAGAAAAGGTGtcttttaacaaagaaaattgttcttCTCAAAGGATCCTCAAAGCAGTTCTCAGATATTCCGTTCATTCCAACTGCTGCAGCTCAcggaaacacacacacattcacaaGCAACACTCTATCCCGCAAAGCCGAGAGAAGACTTGACTTGCAATAAGACACCACCCAGCTTTaggccagcagcacagctctaGTCCACAGATCTGACCTATCCTTTTCTCCCTGCCCAAGATCAGAACGAGAAAGTATTCCGAGTGCACAGACTGCTGTGGTGATGCACAACACAGCCACGCACACCCATCCCTTCCCTATTACTGAGAAAGTAAAGCATAAGCAACCCTTAGTAGGGAGGATTTCCTTTTCCAGAGGACTGACGCCAGCAGCAATGGCATCAAATACACGTCTGGGCATGCACATCTGGGCCGCATCCAGACCGCTGTGCTGACAGCAAATTCCACATGGGCTTGAGCACAGACACCCATCTCAGCCAGCAGCAAGACTGTTGCAATGGAGGCAATTATAC
Proteins encoded in this window:
- the TK2 gene encoding thymidine kinase 2, mitochondrial isoform X3, whose protein sequence is MYQDASRWGITLQTYIQLTMLEQHTRPMISPVRMMERSIHSAKYIFVENLYRSGKMPEVDYVVLTEWFDWIQNNADVSVDLIVYLQTSPEVCYERLKRRCREEEKIIPLEYLEAIHQLYEEWLIKHTLFKVSCPVLVIGADHDMQKMIEKYEENRDQILNPYNMQHHL